Proteins encoded by one window of Lasioglossum baleicum chromosome 4, iyLasBale1, whole genome shotgun sequence:
- the LOC143208345 gene encoding uncharacterized protein LOC143208345, which translates to MIGKLTVCFWILGWISLYGDPAVAQEWPTPLDESADEKNDAEILRAVVESMKEWTLHKRLSHRTKRDVSKVCYEDVGCFEDTGPFSYLEMLPSPPKDVGTRFLVYGSRKARSILMEVPADDINDNAHRAIDPDIPTKVIVHGFGSSCDHVWVYEMRSALMTVHECNIVCVDWGPGSAVPNYVRAAANTRLVGRQLAKLIRSLNVPLEKVHLIGFSLGAHVAGFAGAELGNVSRITGLDPAGPLFESQDPRARLDETDANFVDVIHSNGEQLLLGGLGSWQPMGDVDFYPNGGRMQTGCSNLFLGAVSDIIWSSAVEGRSLCNHRRAYKLFTDSVSPKCRFPAFPCERGYDGLIKGDCFPCGMDGVGRPCGDMGYYSDESPARGQLYLVTREEEPFCAHQYQVKVYNSHSERPTRSYGKLQVTLVGNGSFNDSFAMTKKDEELMVGSTLQKIIVPHPAISNLEAIEIKYTAYSGWISSGLVSWSIDKVAIIDSFGKTLSICRKGLSLESGKPVYLPLLSGECNVPSETENSTSAILDRLIQEKQGGGIGPFTKEQNYESIESLSKERTSSSSTSKGLGPFTKEQNLRIVERQESSKPNSFEDPTNRRSTNPWNIADISSDGDSNSLENLDSERGRGFSGLSFFQRAPPADSSVDAATEFLPEIREPVLKVSKKETGRSLKLPEITEPILRPRSARQNTRNEVHPREQQKDEIQETSSTTRSFTVQFLPEKIAGILARVERYTRQTLLPLISQYTPSFVTGSRYEEPKYLTLGEIASEESKESGESKFDLDNEGTKVEPVSDSPDSISIEVPAMVKAVYPESLTSNNTDSETASTDQWVSSSSSSSLSSVSVQSRREFNMSKSLNWENTSPNWSVNFDDTSEDGSSKPDNDWVPNTTVKNEVRGPTESPGNATNDVPPMIIFDKSETQVPDIVRESAIKLNETEKKYIPLTEPEIKEFATITNNVTERRSTTLSHSNIQRIPRPQETRAEIRTTTRKSMVFPYAYERKKDPRTRYIPLIPEEDLGRPRYTVERER; encoded by the exons ATGATTGGAAAATTGACGGTGTGCTTCTGGATACTCGGATGGATCAGCCTCTACG GAGATCCCGCAGTGGCGCAGGAGTGGCCGACGCCTTTGGACGAATCGGCGGACGAAAAGAACGATGCAGAGATCTTACGTGCGGTCGTCGAATCGATGAAGGAGTGGACGTTGCACAAGAGATTGAGTCACAGGACGAAGAGGGACGTTTCGAAGGTTTGCTACGAGGATGTCGGCTGTTTCGAGGACACCGGACCCTTCAGCTACTTGGAGATGCTGCCATCGCCGCCCAAAGATGTCGGCACCAG GTTTCTAGTTTACGGAAGCAGGAAAGCGAGATCGATTCTGATGGAGGTTCCTGCTGATGACATAAACGACAACGCGCACCGTGCCATAGATCCGGATATACCTACTAAAGTGATCGTTCACGGGTTCGGATCCAGTTGCGATCATGTTTGGGTGTACGAGATGAGGTCCGCGCTAATGACCGTGCACGAATGCAATATAG TGTGCGTCGACTGGGGTCCAGGAAGCGCAGTTCCTAACTACGTAAGAGCAGCTGCCAACACTCGGCTGGTTGGCAGACAGCTAGCGAAACTAATTAGAAGCCTAAACGTGCCTTTGGAGAAGGTCCATCTGATCGGTTTCAGTCTCGGGGCCCACGTCGCTGGATTCGCTGGTGCCGAATTGGGAAACGTTTCCAGGATCACAG GACTCGATCCCGCAGGACCCCTCTTCGAATCCCAAGATCCTAGAGCCAGGCTCGACGAAACGGACGCTAATTTCGTCGACGTGATACACAGCAATGGCGAACAATTGTTACTAGGCGGTCTAGGCTCGTGGCAACCAATGGGCGACGTGGATTTCTATCCTAATGGTGGAAGAATGCAGACTGGATGCTCCAATCTGTTTTTAGGGGCCGTGTCCGACATCATCTGGT CAAGCGCAGTGGAAGGTAGATCCTTGTGCAACCACAGAAGAGCTTACAAATTGTTCACCGACTCGGTCAGTCCAAAATGTCGATTCCCAGCGTTCCCCTGTGAAAGAGGCTACGATGGTCTGATCAAAGGAGACTGTTTCCCCTGCGGGATGGATGGAGTAGGCAGACCCTGCGGCGATATGGGCTATTACAGTGACGAATCTCCTGCTAGAGGACAGCTGTACCTTGTCACCAGAGAGGAGGAACCGTTCTGCGCGCATCAGTACCAGGTCAAGGTCTACAATAGCCATAGCGAACGACCGACCAGGTCCTACGGGAAGCTGCAGGTCACTCTGGTCGGTAATGGATCCTTCAACGACTCCTTTGCCATGACTAAAAAGGACGAAGAGCTCATGGTGGGCTCCACTCTGCAGAAGATCATCGTGCCGCACCCTGCTATTTCGAATCTGGAGGCTATCGAA ATCAAGTACACCGCCTACAGCGGCTGGATCTCTTCCGGCCTGGTGTCCTGGAGCATCGACAAGGTAGCCATCATCGACAGCTTCGGAAAGACCCTCTCCATCTGCAGGAAAGGTCTGAGCCTAGAATCCGGGAAGCCCGTATACCTTCCTTTGTTATCCGGCGAGTGCAACGTGCCTTCAGAAACAGAGAATTCGACGTCAGCAATCCTGGATCGCCTTATCCAAGAGAAACAAGGCGGTGGGATCGGCCCCTTCACCAAGGAGCAGAACTACGAGTCCATAGAATCACTGTCGAAGGAAAGAACGTCTTCTTCGTCGACGTCCAAAGGTTTAGGACCATTCACTAAAGAGCAAAACCTCCGAATAGTCGAAAGACAGGAGAGTTCGAAGCCCAACAGCTTCGAGGACCCTACGAATCGTCGTAGCACGAACCCGTGGAACATCGCGGATATATCCAGCGACGGAGACTCTAATTCCTTGGAGAACTTGGACTCTGAGAGAGGAAGAGGATTCTCAGGGCTGAGTTTCTTCCAGAGGGCTCCACCCGCCGACTCCTCGGTGGACGCCGCCACGGAATTCTTGCCAGAAATTCGAGAGCCCGTGCTGAAGGTGAGCAAAAAGGAGACTGGGAGATCCCTGAAGCTGCCGGAGATCACCGAACCTATCCTCAGGCCAAGATCTGCCAGACAGAACACTAGGAACGAGGTGCATCCCCGAGAACAGCAAAAAGATGAAATTCAGGAGACTTCGTCGACAACGAGGTCCTTCACCGTGCAATTCTTACCCGAGAAGATAGCGGGCATATTAGCACGTGTCGAGAGATACACTAGACAGACTTTACTGCCACTGATCTCCCAGTACACTCCCAGCTTCGTGACTGGGTCTCGCTACGAGGAACCAAAGTACTTAACTCTTGGAGAAATTGCTTCAGAGGAGAGCAAAGAGTCTGGGGAGTCCAAGTTCGACCTGGACAACGAAGGTACTAAGGTAGAGCCTGTCTCGGACTCTCCTGACAGCATATCGATAGAAGTCCCAGCAATGGTAAAAGCTGTCTATCCTGAAAGTCTGACGTCGAATAACACGGATTCTGAGACTGCGAGCACCGACCAATGGGTGTCTAGCAGTTCATCTTCGAGTCTGAGTTCAGTCTCGGTTCAGTCTCGCAGGGAGTTCAACATGTCCAAGTCCTTGAACTGGGAGAACACCAGCCCCAACTGGTCCGTCAACTTCGATGATACTTCTGAGGATGGTAGCTCGAAGCCTGACAACGACTGGGTGCCCAATACCACCGTCAAGAACGAAGTCAGAGGTCCTACCGAGAGTCCCGGTAACGCTACCAACGATGTCCCTCCGATGATTATCTTTGACAAGTCAGAAACCCAGGTTCCGGATATCGTCAGAGAGTCTGCAATTAAATTAAACGAGACTGAAAAGAAGTATATTCCACTGACCGAACCGGAAATCAAGGAGTTTGCCACGATCACTAATAATGTAACGGAGCGTCGTTCGACTACTTTGTCGCATTCGAATATTCAGAGGATCCCAAGGCCACAGGAGACTAGGGCAGAGATCAGAACTACCACTAGAAAGAGTATGGTGTTTCCCTACGCGTACGAGAGGAAGAAAGACCCTAGGACTAGGTACATACCTCTGATCCCTGAAGAGGACCTTGGAAGACCTCGTTACACTGTTGAGAGGGAACGTTGA